One stretch of Gavia stellata isolate bGavSte3 chromosome 25, bGavSte3.hap2, whole genome shotgun sequence DNA includes these proteins:
- the LOC104255616 gene encoding fibrinogen-like protein 1-like protein translates to MQMEVDPGIPYIGEVWMLLSIQIWLQAGTSWLRGDLVLLPTVVAMLLLCASAGPAVPTASSRSGFPVDCSHLRKTSPSGVYVIQPAGSPPRVVWCDMDTEGKGWTVVQRNSHDTEITWKQSWTTYKYGFGNVRGDHWLGTEYLHLLTQQGTYKVRFIVRNKVNVTHYAEYDIFRVESEASGYPLRLGRFSGDGDDYLTSYHPKKGGIHDNMKFSTTDRDQDQYSGNCANSYGGWWYDRCQNVLLNAKKHILWPGFCDNGDCASSLILVKPTDVC, encoded by the exons ATGCAGATGGAAGTTGATCCAGGGATTCCTTACATCGGAGAGGTCTGGATGCTGCTGTCCATCCAGATCT GGCTCCAGGCTGGGACAAGTTGGCTCCGTGGGGACCTTGTCCTCCTTCCCACAGTGGTGGCGATGCTTCTCCTCTGTGCAAGTGCTGGTCCAGCAGTACCCACTGCCAGCTCCCGGAGTG GGTTCCCCGTAGACTGCAGCCATCTCCGCAAGACCAGCCCCAGTGGGGTGTACGTCATCCAGCCGGCAGGGTCTCCCCCACGGGTGGTGTGGTGCGACATGGACACCGAAGGCAAGGGCTGGACTGTTGTCCAGAGAAACTCTCATGATACTGAGATCACGTGGAAGCAATCCTGGACCACCTACAAGTATGGTTTTGGGAACGTGCGGGGCGATCACTGGCTGGGCACCGAGTACCTGCACCTCCTGACGCAGCAGGGCACCTACAAGGTCCGCTTCATCGTGCGGAATAAAGTCAATGTCACCCATTACGCCGAGTACGACATCTTCAGGGTGGAGAGCGAGGCTAGTGGTTACCCGCTGAGACTGGGCCGGTTTTCTGGTGATGGGGATGACTATCTGACCAGCTATCACCCCAAGAAGGGGGGCATACACGACAACATGAAGTTCAGCACAACTGACAGGGACCAGGACCAGTACAGTGGGAACTGCGCCAACAGCTACGGGGGCTGGTGGTATGACAGGTGCCAGAACGTCCTGCTCAATGCCAAAAAACACATCCTTTGGCCAGGGTTCTGCGATAATGGCGACTGTGCATCCTCCCTCATCCTGGTCAAACCCACAGATGTGTGCTGA